A part of Scophthalmus maximus strain ysfricsl-2021 chromosome 20, ASM2237912v1, whole genome shotgun sequence genomic DNA contains:
- the gnaz gene encoding guanine nucleotide-binding protein G(z) subunit alpha, producing the protein MGCRQSSEEKEAARRSRRIDRHLRSESQRQRREIKLLLLGTSNSGKSTIVKQMKIIHSGGFNLEACKEYKPLILYNAIDSLTRIIRALTTLKIDFHNPDRAYDAVQLFALTGPAESKGEITPELQGVMKRLWADSGVQECFQRSNEYHLEDNTAYYLNDLDRISALEYIPTVEDILRSRDMTTGIVENKFTFKELTFKMVDVGGQRSERKKWIHCFEGVTAIIFCVELSGYDLKLYEDNQTSRMAESLRLFDSICNNNWFTNTSLILFLNKKDLLAEKIKRIPLTVCFPDYKGQNTYEEAAVYVQRQFEDLNRNKETKEIYSHFTCATDTSNIQFVFDAVTDVIIQNNLKYIGLC; encoded by the exons ATGGGATGCCGCCAGAGctcggaggagaaggaggccgCGCGACGCTCACGGCGAATTGACCGCCACTTGCGTTCAGAGAGTCAACGGCAGCGGCGTGAGATCAAGCTACTGTTGCTGGGAACCAGCAACTCGGGCAAGAGCACCATCGTCAAACAGATGAAGATCATCCACAGTGGAGGCTTTAACCTAGAGGCATGCAAGGAGTACAAGCCCCTCATTTTGTACAATGCCATCGACTCTCTCACTCGCATTATCCGGGCCCTCACCACCCTCAAGATTGACTTTCACAATCCTGACCGGGCCTACGATGCTGTGCAGCTCTTTGCCCTCACAGGGCCAGCTGAGAGCAAGGGGGAGATCACTCCAGAGTTGCAGGGGGTCATGAAGCGTCTGTGGGCTGACTCAGGGGTCCAGGAGTGCTTTCAACGATCCAATGAGTACCACTTAGAGGACAACACTGCCTACTACCTGAATGACCTGGACCGCATCTCTGCACTTGAGTACATCCCAACTGTTGAGGATATCCTACGATCCCGCGACATGACCACCGGCATTGTGGAGAACAAGTTCACCTTCAAGGAGCTCACCTTCAAGATGGTAGATGTGGGTGGGCAGcgttcagagagaaagaagtggaTCCACTGTTTTGAGGGCGTGACTGCAATCATTTTCTGTGTCGAGCTAAGTGGCTATGACCTCAAACTCTACGAGGACAACCAGACG AGCCGCATGGCCGAGAGCTTGCGCCTGTTCGACTCCATCTGCAACAACAACTGGTTCACCAACACGTcgctcatcctcttcctcaacaAGAAGGACTTGTTGGCTGAGAAGATCAAACGCATTCCTCTGACAGTGTGCTTCCCTGACTACAAAGGTCAGAACACCTATGAGGAGGCGGCGGTCTACGTGCAACGGCAGTTTGAGGACCTCAACCGCAACAAGGAGACCAAGGAGATCTATTCGCACTTCACCTGTGCCACCGACACCAGCAACATCCAGTTTGTGTTCGACGCTGTCACGGACGTGATCATCCAGAACAATCTCAAGTACATCGGGCTGTGCTAG